Proteins from one Streptomyces sp. NBC_00289 genomic window:
- a CDS encoding glutamate-5-semialdehyde dehydrogenase → MTTLSPYDSMSPVTRAAYRAKAAAADLAPLPRAEKDDALLAVADALEVRTSEIVEANAKDIAKAREAGTSEAIIDRLTLTPERVRAIASDVRDVVALPDPVGEVVRGSTLPNGIDLRQVRVPLGVVGIIYEARPNVTVDAAALCLKSGNAVLLRGSASAFESNSALVRVIRDAVGGAGLPADAVQLVPGESRESVRELMRARGLVDVLIPRGGASLIQTVVSESIVPVIETGTGNCHVYVDAQADLDMAVDILINSKAQRVSVCNSAETLLVHQDIAPEFLPRALDALAEAGVTVHADERVLAYAKDSKATVVEATPEDWETEYLSYDIAAAVVDSLDKAVEHIRLWTSGHTEAIVTTSQQAARRFTQLVDSTTVAVNASTRFTDGGQFGFGAEIGISTQKLHARGPMGLPELTSTKYIVTGDGHIRR, encoded by the coding sequence ATGACCACGCTCTCTCCGTACGACTCCATGTCCCCGGTCACCCGGGCCGCCTACCGCGCCAAGGCCGCCGCCGCCGACCTCGCGCCGCTGCCGCGGGCCGAGAAGGACGACGCGCTGCTCGCCGTCGCGGACGCGTTGGAGGTCCGTACGAGCGAGATCGTCGAGGCCAACGCCAAGGACATCGCCAAGGCCCGCGAGGCCGGCACCAGCGAGGCCATCATCGACCGGCTCACCCTGACCCCCGAGCGGGTGCGCGCGATCGCCTCCGACGTACGGGACGTCGTCGCCCTGCCCGACCCGGTCGGCGAGGTGGTCCGCGGCTCGACCCTGCCCAACGGCATCGACCTGCGCCAGGTCCGTGTCCCGCTCGGCGTCGTCGGGATCATCTACGAGGCCCGCCCGAACGTCACCGTGGACGCCGCCGCCCTGTGCCTGAAGTCCGGCAACGCGGTGCTGCTGCGCGGCTCGGCCTCGGCGTTCGAGTCGAACAGCGCCCTGGTCCGGGTGATCCGCGACGCCGTGGGCGGGGCGGGGCTGCCCGCCGACGCCGTACAGCTGGTGCCCGGCGAGAGCCGTGAGAGCGTGCGCGAGCTGATGCGCGCCCGCGGTCTGGTGGACGTGCTCATCCCGCGCGGCGGCGCCTCGCTGATCCAGACCGTCGTCTCGGAGTCCATCGTCCCGGTCATCGAGACCGGCACCGGCAACTGCCACGTCTACGTCGACGCCCAGGCCGACCTCGACATGGCGGTCGACATCCTGATCAACTCCAAGGCGCAGCGTGTCAGCGTCTGCAACTCCGCCGAGACCCTCCTCGTCCACCAGGACATCGCCCCCGAGTTCCTGCCGCGCGCCCTGGACGCCCTCGCGGAGGCCGGGGTCACCGTGCACGCCGACGAGCGGGTCCTCGCCTACGCCAAGGACTCCAAGGCCACCGTGGTGGAGGCGACCCCGGAGGACTGGGAGACCGAGTACCTCTCCTACGACATCGCCGCCGCCGTCGTCGACTCGCTCGACAAGGCCGTCGAGCACATCCGGCTGTGGACCTCCGGTCACACCGAGGCCATCGTGACGACGTCCCAGCAGGCCGCCCGGCGCTTCACCCAGTTGGTCGACTCCACGACGGTCGCCGTCAATGCCTCCACCCGGTTCACCGACGGCGGGCAGTTCGGCTTCGGCGCGGAGATCGGCATCTCGACGCAGAAGCTGCACGCGCGGGGCCCGATGGGGCTGCCGGAGCTGACCAGCACCAAGTACATCGTCACCGGCGACGGGCACATCCGGCGCTGA
- a CDS encoding M48 family metallopeptidase, producing MSDDGHEQNGHEQVPSRQRRRFAGISSRAYEHPADRSALVALRKLSGFDTVFKALSGLLPERSLRLLFLSDSVRVSERQFAHLNDMLRDACYILDLEKVPPMYVTQDPQPNAMCIGLDEPIIVVTTGLVELLDEEEMRAVVGHEVGHALSGHSVYRTILLFLTGLALKVAWIPLGNLAIMAIVTALREWFRKSELSADRAGLLVGQDLRASMRGLMKIAGGNHLHEMNVDAFLDQAEEYESGGDLRDSVLKILNVLPRSHPFTTVRAAELKKWSESRDFQRIMDGHYPRRSEDKDTSVADSFRESAASYSTQVKSSKDPLMKLVTDIAGGAGDLGGRVRRGFGGFSNSAPQDGPPTEQPPSDPPPREGD from the coding sequence ATGTCCGACGACGGCCACGAGCAGAACGGGCACGAGCAGGTGCCGAGCAGGCAGCGCAGGCGCTTCGCGGGGATCTCCTCGCGGGCGTACGAGCACCCGGCCGACCGCTCCGCGCTGGTGGCGCTGCGCAAGCTGAGCGGGTTTGACACGGTCTTCAAGGCACTGAGCGGACTGTTGCCCGAGCGCAGCCTCAGGCTGCTGTTCCTGTCCGACTCCGTGCGCGTCTCGGAGCGGCAGTTCGCGCACCTCAACGACATGCTGCGGGACGCCTGTTACATCCTGGACCTGGAGAAGGTCCCACCGATGTACGTCACCCAGGACCCGCAGCCGAACGCGATGTGCATCGGCCTGGACGAGCCGATCATCGTCGTCACCACGGGGCTCGTCGAGCTGCTCGACGAGGAGGAGATGCGGGCGGTCGTCGGGCACGAGGTGGGCCACGCGCTGTCCGGCCACTCCGTCTACCGGACCATCCTGCTCTTCCTGACGGGCCTGGCCCTCAAGGTCGCCTGGATACCCCTGGGCAACCTCGCGATCATGGCGATCGTGACCGCGCTGCGCGAGTGGTTCCGCAAGTCGGAGCTGTCCGCGGACCGGGCGGGCCTCCTGGTCGGGCAGGACCTGCGGGCCTCGATGCGCGGCCTGATGAAGATCGCGGGCGGCAACCACCTGCACGAGATGAACGTGGACGCGTTCCTCGACCAGGCGGAGGAGTACGAGTCGGGGGGCGACCTGCGCGACTCCGTGCTCAAGATCCTCAACGTGCTGCCCCGCTCCCACCCCTTCACCACGGTGCGGGCGGCGGAGCTGAAGAAGTGGTCCGAGTCCCGCGACTTCCAGCGGATCATGGACGGCCACTACCCGCGGCGCAGCGAGGACAAGGACACCTCGGTCGCGGACTCCTTCCGGGAGTCGGCGGCGAGCTACTCCACCCAGGTCAAGAGCTCCAAGGACCCGCTGATGAAGCTGGTCACCGACATCGCCGGCGGGGCCGGGGACCTCGGCGGCCGGGTGCGGCGCGGATTCGGCGGCTTCTCGAACTCCGCACCGCAGGACGGGCCGCCGACCGAGCAGCCCCCGTCGGACCCGCCGCCGCGCGAGGGCGACTGA
- the nadD gene encoding nicotinate-nucleotide adenylyltransferase translates to MGEQDMPTGPANDAANGADDEPVSGAKNPSVSGGVGSRSVRGPRNGPASPGKRRLGVMGGTFDPIHHGHLVAASEVAAQFHLDEVVFVPTGQPWQKTHRAVSPAEDRYLMTVIATAENPQFSVSRIDIDRGGPTYTADTLRDLRALNPDTDLFFITGADALGQILTWRDTEELFSLAHFVGVTRPGHVLSDAGLPEGGVSLVEVPALAISSTDCRARVAKGDPVWYLVPDGVVRYIDKRELYRGE, encoded by the coding sequence ATGGGAGAGCAGGACATGCCTACCGGTCCGGCGAACGACGCGGCGAACGGTGCGGACGACGAGCCGGTGAGCGGTGCCAAAAACCCCTCGGTGAGCGGCGGTGTCGGGAGCCGTTCGGTGAGAGGCCCGCGCAACGGCCCGGCCAGCCCGGGCAAGCGCCGCCTGGGCGTCATGGGCGGAACGTTCGACCCGATCCACCACGGGCACCTCGTGGCGGCCAGTGAGGTCGCCGCGCAGTTCCACCTCGACGAGGTGGTGTTCGTCCCGACCGGTCAGCCGTGGCAGAAGACCCACCGCGCGGTCTCACCGGCCGAGGACCGCTACCTGATGACGGTCATCGCCACCGCCGAGAACCCGCAGTTCTCGGTCAGCCGGATCGACATCGACCGCGGCGGCCCGACCTACACCGCGGACACCCTGCGCGACCTGCGCGCGCTCAACCCCGACACGGATCTCTTCTTCATCACGGGCGCCGACGCCCTCGGACAGATCCTGACCTGGCGGGACACGGAAGAACTGTTCTCCCTGGCGCACTTCGTCGGAGTCACCCGGCCGGGCCACGTCCTGTCCGACGCCGGCCTCCCGGAGGGCGGTGTCTCGCTCGTCGAGGTGCCCGCCCTGGCCATCTCCTCCACGGACTGCCGTGCGAGGGTCGCCAAGGGTGACCCCGTCTGGTACCTGGTGCCGGACGGCGTTGTGCGCTACATCGACAAGCGTGAGCTGTACCGCGGCGAGTGA
- a CDS encoding LytR C-terminal domain-containing protein yields the protein MNDRHDAGYEGDPYEIVGYDEYGRPVYQQVPPQQAPQQPYDPYAQQSYGYDPYATGWQQPAPSYDPYGTGPQTAVPQYDPYATGAQQTGGPTTAYDPYATGAQQTGGPTTAYDPYGQTATSGQQPGVAEQTAYIPQQAGPPGTPEAPARPAPDHGEPRGEYGTAAGPEHSAEPERDYRTEQFAFVEDPDTESEDVIDWLNFTENRTERREEAKRRARGRMVALVVALALVAVGGVGYLWYAGKLPGLSSSDTKTNAATAAGAQKRDVIVVHLHNTRKGGTSTALLVDNTTTKQATTVLLPNSLSLTDDDGSTTTLAKSVDDDGSSGTRDALDTVLGTDIQGTWRLDTPYLQNLVDLVGNIEVDTNADVPDPAAKKGTSPLVHKGEAQTLSGKAAVAYATYRATGEAQNAQLERFGQVMQGVMRKLSSDPAGATTTVQTLAQILDPSLTDKDLGTFLAKLSDLAKGGDYKTALLPVQTDGTLSAETSASVVKDVLGGTAKSPDQGTSVRVSVQNASGTKDNTEKARVVLLNGGFTFLGGGTATTRAASEVVYTDAADKENATEVAKTLGLPTGSVTKGKVTSNANVSVILGQDYTPSSS from the coding sequence GTGAACGACCGACACGACGCGGGCTACGAGGGCGACCCCTACGAGATCGTCGGCTACGACGAGTACGGCCGCCCCGTCTACCAACAGGTCCCGCCGCAACAGGCTCCGCAGCAGCCGTACGACCCGTACGCGCAGCAGAGCTACGGCTACGACCCGTACGCGACGGGCTGGCAGCAGCCCGCGCCTTCCTACGACCCCTACGGCACGGGCCCGCAGACGGCCGTACCGCAGTACGACCCCTACGCCACCGGCGCGCAGCAGACCGGCGGCCCCACCACGGCGTACGACCCCTACGCCACCGGCGCGCAGCAGACCGGCGGCCCCACCACGGCGTACGACCCCTACGGCCAGACCGCCACCAGCGGCCAGCAGCCCGGCGTCGCCGAGCAGACCGCGTACATCCCGCAGCAGGCGGGCCCGCCCGGGACGCCGGAAGCCCCGGCCCGCCCCGCACCCGACCACGGCGAGCCGCGGGGCGAGTACGGGACCGCGGCCGGACCGGAGCACTCCGCCGAGCCCGAACGGGACTACCGCACCGAGCAGTTCGCCTTCGTCGAGGACCCCGACACGGAGTCCGAGGACGTCATCGACTGGCTGAACTTCACCGAGAACCGCACCGAGCGCCGGGAGGAGGCCAAGCGCCGGGCCCGCGGCCGCATGGTCGCCCTGGTCGTCGCCCTCGCCCTGGTCGCGGTCGGCGGGGTCGGTTATCTCTGGTACGCCGGGAAGCTGCCCGGCCTGTCCTCGTCCGACACGAAGACCAACGCCGCCACGGCCGCGGGCGCCCAGAAGCGGGACGTGATCGTCGTCCACCTGCACAACACCAGGAAGGGCGGCACCTCCACGGCGCTGCTCGTCGACAACACCACCACCAAGCAGGCCACCACGGTCCTGCTGCCCAACTCCCTCTCCCTGACCGACGACGACGGCTCCACGACCACCCTCGCCAAGTCCGTCGACGACGACGGCTCCTCGGGGACGCGCGACGCCCTCGACACCGTCCTCGGCACCGACATCCAGGGCACCTGGCGGCTGGACACCCCGTACCTGCAGAACCTCGTCGACCTCGTCGGCAACATCGAGGTCGACACCAACGCCGACGTGCCCGACCCGGCGGCCAAGAAGGGCACCTCGCCCCTCGTCCACAAGGGCGAGGCCCAGACACTCAGCGGCAAGGCGGCCGTCGCCTACGCCACCTACCGTGCCACCGGCGAGGCCCAGAACGCCCAGCTGGAGCGGTTCGGGCAGGTCATGCAGGGCGTGATGCGCAAGCTGTCCTCCGACCCGGCGGGCGCGACCACCACCGTCCAGACGCTCGCCCAGATCCTCGACCCGTCGCTGACCGACAAGGACCTCGGCACCTTCCTCGCCAAGCTCTCCGACCTCGCCAAGGGCGGCGACTACAAGACGGCCCTGCTGCCCGTGCAGACCGACGGCACGCTCAGCGCCGAGACCAGCGCCAGCGTCGTCAAGGACGTGCTCGGCGGGACCGCGAAGAGCCCCGACCAGGGCACCTCGGTCCGGGTCTCCGTGCAGAACGCCAGCGGCACCAAGGACAACACGGAGAAGGCCCGCGTGGTGCTCCTCAACGGCGGCTTCACCTTCCTGGGGGGCGGTACGGCAACCACCCGGGCCGCGTCCGAGGTCGTCTACACGGACGCCGCCGACAAGGAGAACGCCACCGAGGTCGCCAAGACCCTGGGCCTGCCCACCGGCTCCGTGACCAAGGGCAAGGTCACCTCGAACGCGAACGTCTCGGTGATCCTCGGCCAGGACTACACGCCCTCCTCGTCCTAG
- the rsfS gene encoding ribosome silencing factor, translating to MTATDRSLELITTAAQAAADKLAHDVIAYDVSDVLSITDAFLLASAPNDRQVKSIVDEIEERLQKELGAKPVRREGDRDARWILLDYVDIVVHVQHSEERVFYALERLWKDCPELELPADAKATRGKGEEHAKVRSDEDAEEFGELR from the coding sequence GTGACCGCGACCGACCGCTCTCTCGAGCTCATCACCACCGCCGCACAGGCGGCCGCCGACAAGCTCGCCCACGACGTCATCGCCTACGACGTCAGTGACGTCCTGTCGATCACGGACGCCTTCCTGTTGGCGTCCGCGCCCAACGACCGCCAGGTCAAGTCGATCGTCGACGAGATCGAGGAACGGCTCCAGAAGGAACTCGGCGCCAAGCCGGTGCGCCGCGAGGGCGACCGCGACGCCCGCTGGATCCTGCTCGACTACGTGGACATCGTCGTCCACGTCCAGCACAGCGAGGAGCGTGTCTTCTACGCCCTGGAGCGGCTGTGGAAGGACTGCCCCGAGCTGGAACTGCCCGCCGACGCCAAGGCGACCCGCGGCAAGGGCGAGGAGCACGCCAAGGTGCGGTCCGACGAGGACGCCGAGGAGTTCGGGGAGCTGCGGTGA
- a CDS encoding histidine phosphatase family protein, protein MTAPSAAGAGRGGGRGRRVILWRHGQTSWNVERRFQGTTDVELTETGIGQARRAARLLASLKPDAIVASDLRRAANTAAELAELTGLEVTHDEGLRETYAGVWQGLTHDEIIARHGDEYAAWKRGEPVRRGGGELESEVADRAAPVVLRHAEKLPEEGTLVVVSHGGTIRTTIGRLLGLEARHWESLGGLSNCCWSVLGEGARGWRLLEHNAGTLPEPVLGDDD, encoded by the coding sequence GTGACTGCCCCCTCCGCAGCCGGGGCCGGCCGCGGGGGCGGCCGGGGCCGTCGCGTCATCCTCTGGCGGCACGGCCAGACGTCGTGGAACGTGGAGCGCCGTTTCCAGGGCACCACGGACGTCGAGCTCACCGAGACGGGCATCGGCCAGGCCCGCCGCGCGGCCCGGCTGCTCGCCTCGCTGAAGCCCGACGCGATCGTCGCCTCCGACCTCCGCCGGGCCGCGAACACCGCCGCCGAGCTCGCCGAGCTCACCGGCCTCGAGGTCACCCACGACGAGGGCCTGCGCGAGACCTACGCGGGCGTCTGGCAGGGCCTGACGCACGACGAGATCATCGCCCGGCACGGCGACGAGTACGCCGCGTGGAAGCGCGGTGAGCCAGTGCGCCGCGGCGGCGGCGAACTGGAGTCGGAGGTCGCCGACCGTGCCGCCCCGGTGGTGCTCCGGCACGCCGAGAAGCTGCCCGAGGAGGGCACGCTCGTCGTGGTCAGCCACGGCGGCACGATCCGCACCACCATCGGCCGCCTCCTCGGTCTGGAGGCCCGCCACTGGGAGAGCCTCGGCGGCCTCTCCAACTGCTGCTGGTCGGTGCTCGGCGAGGGCGCCCGCGGCTGGCGTCTGCTCGAGCACAACGCCGGCACCCTCCCGGAGCCGGTGCTCGGCGACGACGACTGA
- a CDS encoding NADH-ubiquinone oxidoreductase-F iron-sulfur binding region domain-containing protein, translated as MNEALPDVPEVRVVGLPQLTSGFDLVERLDLPMHLKVHGPLEPLGGEQLAKLAENINLKGRGGAGFPFHKKLRSVAEAAIKRGVRPVVVVNGSEDEPACRKDTVLINRAPHLILDGALLVAEALGARTLVVGVTRESTQRSMEAALAERGLSNGRRSALRASVQRNPIRMVTGAAASLIRSIDGGPAIPPGRKVSASQTGVGGAPTLLSNAETFAQLAIAARIGPERYGNTGLYDEPGTVLLTVSGAVARPMVIEVPTGVPLRYVLQLAGAPPVPQGVLTGGYHGKWIDAATVNEAVVSRNSLDAVGGALGAGAILPISQETCPLGESLRVAQWLADESAGQCGPCYLGLPAAARGMEDIINGGGPAALEALKQVAKNVKRRGACSHPDGSAMFLESTIKAFTDDLAAHVLGNGCGRPVEGVLPLFEAGMTPAGITSGAPADDGGGSRQKIFVDWTLCRGHGLCADILPEVFQLGADGFPTVAQAKVPQYAEAKALRAVRRCPALALRLEEDTRSQAPSRNLPVLSQGRGRRALGR; from the coding sequence GTGAACGAGGCCCTGCCCGACGTCCCAGAGGTCCGCGTGGTCGGACTTCCTCAGCTCACGTCGGGTTTCGACCTTGTCGAAAGGCTCGATCTGCCCATGCACCTCAAGGTGCACGGGCCGCTCGAACCCCTGGGCGGCGAGCAGCTCGCGAAGCTCGCCGAGAACATCAACCTGAAGGGCCGCGGCGGCGCGGGTTTCCCCTTCCACAAGAAGCTGCGCTCGGTCGCCGAGGCGGCGATCAAACGCGGCGTACGGCCGGTCGTCGTCGTCAACGGCAGTGAGGACGAGCCGGCCTGCCGCAAGGACACGGTGCTGATCAACCGTGCCCCGCACCTCATCCTGGACGGTGCCCTGCTGGTCGCGGAGGCGCTGGGTGCCCGCACGCTCGTGGTGGGGGTCACCCGCGAATCGACCCAGCGCTCCATGGAGGCCGCGCTCGCCGAGCGCGGCCTGAGCAACGGGCGCCGGTCGGCGCTGCGCGCGAGTGTGCAGCGCAACCCGATCCGGATGGTCACCGGTGCCGCCGCCTCGCTGATCCGCTCGATCGACGGCGGTCCGGCGATCCCGCCCGGCCGCAAGGTCAGCGCCTCACAGACCGGCGTGGGCGGCGCGCCGACCCTGCTGTCCAACGCCGAGACCTTCGCCCAGCTGGCCATCGCCGCCCGCATCGGCCCGGAGCGCTACGGCAACACCGGCCTGTACGACGAGCCCGGCACCGTCCTGCTGACGGTCTCGGGTGCCGTGGCCCGTCCGATGGTGATCGAGGTCCCCACGGGCGTCCCGCTGCGCTACGTCCTCCAGCTGGCCGGCGCCCCGCCGGTTCCGCAGGGCGTGCTGACCGGCGGCTACCACGGCAAGTGGATCGACGCGGCGACGGTCAACGAGGCGGTGGTCTCCCGTAACTCCCTGGACGCGGTGGGCGGGGCCCTCGGCGCGGGCGCGATCCTGCCGATCAGCCAGGAGACCTGCCCGCTGGGCGAGTCGCTGCGCGTGGCGCAGTGGCTGGCGGACGAGAGCGCGGGACAGTGCGGTCCCTGCTACCTCGGCCTGCCGGCCGCCGCACGCGGCATGGAGGACATCATCAACGGCGGCGGCCCGGCCGCCCTGGAGGCGCTCAAGCAGGTCGCCAAGAACGTCAAGCGGCGTGGCGCGTGCTCGCACCCGGACGGCTCCGCGATGTTCCTGGAGTCCACCATCAAGGCGTTCACCGACGACCTCGCGGCGCATGTCCTCGGCAACGGCTGTGGACGGCCCGTGGAGGGCGTTCTGCCGCTCTTCGAGGCCGGCATGACCCCCGCGGGCATCACGAGCGGCGCGCCGGCGGACGACGGCGGTGGCAGCCGCCAGAAGATCTTCGTCGACTGGACGCTGTGCCGTGGCCACGGCCTGTGCGCGGACATCCTCCCGGAGGTCTTCCAGCTGGGCGCCGACGGCTTCCCGACGGTGGCGCAGGCGAAGGTGCCGCAGTACGCGGAGGCGAAGGCCCTGCGGGCGGTACGCCGCTGCCCGGCGCTCGCCCTGCGCCTGGAGGAGGACACGCGCTCACAGGCGCCGTCCCGGAACCTCCCGGTGCTCTCCCAGGGCCGCGGACGCCGCGCTCTGGGCCGCTGA
- a CDS encoding cytochrome b/b6 domain-containing protein, with product MASAVVLLLIPVVVLVGGDRFRDFLNFGAGVLSLVSLSCSVIWGLVAQDRIFLNTRQRIIGQAVHRTTAVASIAFLLLHLTTKIALDHTQLIAAVLPFSLGVTGSAGLIGLGSLAGLLMIFVGITGALRSKFASPAPVAARWRAMHMLAYPAWCAALIHGLYAGRAAKPIFVIMYGMCLLGVTAALALRAAPRPVKRRVADRIAAVLGSEERPGREGLDASRARVAESALPGYENQRGGPPRGGGSRFDAPAAQPPAPEPANGFAAAYRAVSTPQRPQQPFAAADQTAWMNTPMDMQPTEAIPRMDGSGSTSGSWPIPSPPPVGEAPPSAYDPMQDTGYNIPTYGSSGAAGYGTSDMYDTGESNSAYGTYNPNDTYNSGPATETLPGASYDYDAPGSGEPWNTPSGGFK from the coding sequence ATGGCGTCGGCTGTCGTCCTGCTCCTGATACCCGTGGTGGTGCTGGTAGGAGGTGACAGGTTCCGCGACTTCCTGAACTTCGGCGCGGGCGTCCTGTCACTGGTGTCGCTCAGCTGCTCGGTCATCTGGGGTCTCGTCGCCCAGGACCGGATCTTCCTGAACACACGTCAGCGGATCATCGGCCAGGCGGTGCACCGGACGACCGCGGTCGCCTCGATCGCGTTCCTGCTGCTGCACCTCACCACCAAGATCGCGCTGGATCACACCCAGTTGATCGCCGCGGTACTCCCCTTCTCCCTCGGCGTCACCGGTAGCGCCGGCCTCATCGGACTCGGCTCCCTGGCCGGCCTGCTCATGATCTTCGTCGGCATCACCGGCGCGCTGCGCAGCAAGTTCGCCTCCCCGGCCCCGGTGGCAGCCCGCTGGCGAGCCATGCACATGCTGGCCTACCCGGCCTGGTGCGCCGCTCTCATCCACGGGCTCTACGCGGGTCGCGCGGCGAAGCCGATCTTCGTGATCATGTACGGCATGTGCCTGCTCGGGGTCACCGCGGCCCTCGCCCTGCGCGCGGCGCCCCGGCCGGTCAAGCGCAGGGTCGCCGACCGGATCGCCGCGGTCCTGGGCTCCGAGGAGCGGCCGGGCCGCGAGGGTCTGGACGCGAGCCGCGCCAGGGTGGCGGAGTCCGCGCTCCCCGGCTACGAGAACCAGCGCGGCGGGCCACCGCGCGGCGGCGGGTCCCGCTTCGACGCACCGGCGGCGCAGCCCCCGGCCCCGGAGCCCGCGAACGGCTTCGCGGCCGCCTACCGGGCCGTGTCGACGCCGCAGCGCCCCCAGCAGCCCTTCGCCGCCGCCGACCAGACCGCCTGGATGAACACGCCGATGGACATGCAGCCCACCGAGGCGATCCCGCGCATGGACGGTTCGGGCAGCACGTCCGGCAGCTGGCCGATCCCCTCGCCGCCGCCCGTGGGCGAGGCGCCCCCGTCGGCCTACGACCCGATGCAGGACACCGGATACAACATCCCGACCTATGGCAGTTCGGGCGCGGCCGGGTACGGGACGAGTGACATGTACGACACGGGTGAGTCGAACAGTGCCTATGGCACGTATAACCCGAACGACACGTACAACAGCGGTCCCGCCACTGAAACACTGCCCGGTGCTTCCTACGACTACGACGCACCGGGTTCGGGCGAACCTTGGAACACGCCTTCCGGAGGCTTTAAGTGA